Genomic segment of Paraburkholderia agricolaris:
CAACGCTTGCACGCCGTGTATCTCGGCATGCTCCTGCGCCGCCTCGGACGATAACGTGCGCGCCTGTTGCGCGAGCGTCGCGACGGTTGGATGCTCGAACACCTGGCGCGGCGACAGCAACAGATTCGCCTGACGTGCACGCGCAATGATCTGCAAGCTCAGAATCGAATCGCCGCCGATCTCAAAGAAGTTATCGGTCACACCAATATCGTCACGGCCCAGCACACCCTGCCAGATCGCCAGCAGCGCGGCCTCCAGCGGCGTGCGCGGCGCCACCCGTTCGAGTCCGCCCTGCACCTGCGGCTCCGGCAGCGCCCGACGGTCCACCTTGCCGTTCTGCATCACCGGCAGACGCTCCAGCACCACGAACGCACCCGGCACCATGTAGCCCGGCAGCCGCGCCTCCAGCACCCCGCGCAGCGTGCCCGTCTCCAGCGCCACCCCGGCCTCGCCCGACACATAGCCCACCAGGCGCCGCCCCTCGCCTTCACCCTTGAGCTCCACCACCGCTTCGCGCACCCCGGCCACCTGCCGCAGCACCGCCTCGATCTCGCCCAGCTCGATCCGGAAACCCCGCAGCTTCACCTGCTGGTCCAGCCGCCCCAGGAAGTCGATCGTGCCGTCCTCCCGACGCCGGCACAGGTCCCCCGTGCGGTACAGGCGCGCCCCATCCGTCCGGTACGGGTCCGGAATGAACTTCTCCGCGGTCTGCGCCGCCCGGTTCAGATAGCCACGCGCCAGCGTCTCGCCGCCGATGCACAACTCCCCCAGCCCGCCCACCGGCACCTCGTTGCCCGCCTCATCGAGCACATACACCGTGCGCGATCCGTACGGCGCCCCGATCGGGACGATCGCGTGGTCAATGTCTTCAGCCCGGGTCTGCCGGTACAGGCACGCCACCGTGGTTTCCGTCGGCCCGTACAGGTTGTCCAGGCGGATATGCCCCAGCGGCCCCTCGCGCCATTGACGCAACGCGTCGCCCGGCAGCCCCTCGCCGCCCACCGTGATCTGCCGCAGCGCGCGCAGGCTCTGCGCCGCCGGCGGCTCGCGCAGCCACTGCTGCCAGTACGCCGTCGGAATGCGCGAGAACGTCACCCCTTCTTCGGCCAGATGCCGGCTGGTGGTCGCCAGATCCCACAGCTGCGGTCCGCGCATCTCGACCTGTCCGCCGCACAGCAGCGCGGGCAGCATCTCGTGCAGCGACACGTCGAAGTTGATCGTCGACGACTGCAGCTGTTTGTCCGTTTCGCCGATCCCGTACGTGCCGATGAAGTCCTCAAGGTGCGAGCACAGCGCGCCATGGCTGATCGCCACGCCCTTCGGCCGCCCCGTCGAGCCCGACGTGTAGATCACGTAGGCGAGCTGGTCGGGGTGAATGCTGACGGCGGGGGCCGGGGATTCTTCACCATTGCGCAGCGCTTCCAGCGCGATGGTCTCGCGGCCCGCGAGCAGGCCGGCATGACGTTGCGCCGTGACCGCATCCACCACCACCCGGCTCACCCCCGCGTCTTCCATTATGTACGCCAGCCGGTCTTCCGGATAGTCCGGGTCCAGCGGCACGAACGCCGCCCCCGACTTCAGCACCCCCAGCACCGACGCAACCAGCCCCGCCGAGCGCGTCAGGCACAGCCCGATGCGTTCGTCCGCCCCCGCTCCCCGTTCCACCAGATGCCGCGCCACGCGGTTCGACCACGCCTCCAGTGCGCGGTAGTCCAGCCGCTCGCCCTCGCAATGCACCGCCCCCGCCGTGCCCCGGCGCCGCGCCTGCGCCCCGAAGCGCTCGCCCACCGGCTCGAACCCGTGCCGCGCGATCGCCGTGCGGTAGCGGTCCTCCATCGCCAGCGTGATCTCTCCCAGATACGCATCGTCGCGCGCCGACACCTGCTCGAGAATCTCCACGTAGTGCTCCAGCATGCGCGCCACCACCGGCTCATCGAACACGTCGCGCGCGAAGCTCAACGACACCGACAGTCCTTCGTCCTCCACCACGTTCAGCACCAGATCGAAACGCGCCGTGTGCGCCTCGCCCGACAGCGCCGACACCTTCAGCCCCGGCAGCGCCACCGTCTCGCGCGAGGCGCCCGTATAGTTGAACATCGCCTGGAACAGCGGCGTATGGCCCAGGCTTCGCGCCGGCTGCAGGGCATCCACCAGCCGCGCGAACGGCAGATCCTGATGCGCCTGGGCCTCCACCACCCGCGTGCGCACCTGCCCGAGCAGCGCCCCGAAGCGCTGCACCCCCGCCAGCTCCGTGCGGATCACCAGCGTGTTGACAAAGAAGCCGATCAGCCCTTCGGTCTCCAGCCGGTCGCGTCCGGCCACCGGCACCCCGACGCGGATGTCCTGCTGGGCGCTGTAGCGCGACAGCAGCACGTCATACGCGGCCAGCAGCGTCATGAACAGCGTCGCGCCATGGCGTTGCGACAGCGCGCGCAGCGCCTGCGCCCGGTGCGCCTCCAGACGGCGCACCACCCGGCCGCCCGCGGCGCTGCGCAGCCCCGTGCGCTTGCGCGTCACCGGCAGTTCGAGCACCGGATGCTCGTCGCCCAGGCGCGCGCGCCAGTAGTCGAGCTGTGCATCGAGGCGGCTCGCGTCGAGCCATTCGCGCTGCCACACCGCGTAGTCGCCGTACTGCACCGGCAATGGCGCGAGCGGCGATGCGGCGGCTTCCGCACCCTCGTTCATACCTTCATTCACACCCTCGCTGAGCGCCTGGTACAGCGTGGCGAACTCCCGCGTCAGCACCCCGATCGACCACGCGTCCGAGACGATGTGATGCATCGCGAAGTGCAGCACGTGCTCCGCCTCCCCGACCCGCACCAGCGACACCCGCAGCAGCGGGCCATGCTCCAGATCGAACGGCCGGCTCGACAGTTGCGCGAGCAGCGACTTCAGCTCCGTATCACAATCCGCATCCGCTGCCGGCGCCAGATCGTATTGCGCCCATCCGTACGGCGTGCCGTCGATCATCTGCCACGGTGTACCGTCCACCTCCTCGAAGCGGCTTCGCAGTGACTCGTGCCGGGCCTGAATCAGCGAGAGCGCACGACGCGCCACGTCGACATCGAGCGCCCCGTCGAAACGGACTGCCGACACCATGTTGTAGCTCGCGCTATCCGGCTCCAGGCGCCATAGGAACCACAGACGCTCCTGCGCGTACGACAGCGGAAAACGTTCGCCGCGCGATGCAAGCGGCACGATCGGCAGACGGCTGGCCGGGATGCCCCGCTCAGCGAGACGCGCGCGAAATACCTCGCGCTTCGGCGCCGGCAATCCGGCATAAGCCTTCGATATCGCCAGCATTTCGTCGGCCATTCCGTTCATCGTCTCGCTCATCTTTGCCCTCGTGGACCGGCTTCACAAGCCGATCTGTTATTCATGCCCAACCGGTATCGAAGCAACCGGCCGGCAGTGTGTCCTGCGCCATTGCTCTTCAGATGCCGCGCGTCACGCGCTCAGCGCGTCGGTTCAACCGGCTGCCTGCGCTGAACTTCATCCGTTGCCTCGTCCGCGTCCTTCGTCTGCGCCGCATTGCGCGCACGCCGGCTCAAAAACGGACAGGCGTCCACCGCCGCGACATCGCGATCGTCGAGGAAGTACTGCTTCCACTCGAGATTGCCCGCGTCGCCGTAAAAGCCGAGATCCGGATGCGGCGGCACATCGTCCCAACGACGCAGACGCTCGCGCACCTGATTGCGTGCCTGACGCCCGATCACCTTGTTCGTGATGGTGTCGACGAACACCGCGCGCGGCTGGAACAGCAGCACCATGCCGGGGCCGAGATTGCGGCTGTGCCGCTGGGCGAACGACGGGCATGCGCAGACCACGAACATCTGGATGCCGCCGAACGAAAACTCCCACTCCTCCTGCGACGGGTCCGGCTGGTGGTCCGCCTCCGGATCCGGGTCCTGGTCGTGCAGAAATTGCAGGGTGTCCCAGAACAGATCGTGATACTCGTCGTGCGACAAGGGTTCGGCATCCGGCTCGAAGAAGATCGCGATGTTGTTGCGCCGGTACTCCGGACGCGACGCAAGCGCCGCGAAGGTCGCCATCGTCGCGGGCAGCGTGCTGGTGTCCTTCTCGTTGACGAATGCGTAGAACATCTCGCCGCGCCGCTCGGCAATCGTGCCGAAGAAACACGGGTACTCCGGATGCATGACCTGGTCACGCAAGCTTGCATACGAGTCGGGCAACCACGCGGGCACCTCGGTGAGCCCGAGCTGCTCGCCGAGAATCGTGCGTGAGCGCCAGTCGCTCACGCCGCGTGTCGCCGGATCCTGCTGTTGGTCATCGAGCTCAGCGGGCATGGCCCTCTCCAATGAAGACTCAGACATGGTGTTTTGCATGTGGCGTTATGCCGTTGTGCTGCCGTTGTGCTGCCGTTGTGCTGCCGTTGTGCATGAAGCACTGCGCATCTCCACTCGGTGCGCTGAGCCGGTCGATGCGCTTGCGTGCAGAAATCGCACGCAAACAGAGGCCCTCCGGCGTGCGCGAACGCATCCGTCGAGGGTGTCGGGGAAAACAAAAAATGCGAGGCTTGCGGTGCCGGCCTGCCAATCCGCGCGGCACGCTATCGCATCAGCTCACGAGCTCAGCTCATGACGTCACGGCGATTGCAACGGCCGTCTCCGTGGGGGCTTTCGCGACGGGCGCAAGGCCCGCGTTGGCTGGAACCGGCCGCGTGCCGGGCGGCAGTTCCGCGATCCATTCGTCGGGGATGATCGGCTGGTGATAGGTGCACTCGGCCGACGTGACGGTCGAGCCGTGCAGACGGCCGTCGGGAATCAGCACCATGTCGCCGCGCGTCATTTGCAATTGCATGCCCACGTTGCCCCAGAAAATCATGTCGCCGCTTTCGATGACGACCAGCCGATGATCGTTATGCACATGCGTGGTCGAACACATTTCGCGCGGCTCGACGAAGGTTTCGCGATCGATATCGGGCCGTTCCGCGTTGATACGCTGATCGATGCCTTTGGCAAAGCGCACGTACTGGTCGATCGACGACAGCCAGCGCAGCTGTTCGCCGAGATCCCAACGCGCGCGACTCGCGAGCTTGACGGCAGCGCCCCAGCCCTGGCCAAAGCGATACAGCCCTTGCGTGCCGTAGCGTGCTTCGAGTTCAGCAAGCGCGGCTTCGAAACGGGCAACGAGGGCGGCAAGCGGATCGGCGCCAGCGCCAGCATTGGCGCTCGTGCCTGCATGCGGGTTCGCATTGGGGTGCGCCGCGCCGCGCGACGACGGCGCAACCAGATGCGGGCACGCTTCGGCCAGCGCTAGTGAAAACGCCAGCGCTTCGGCTTCGGCGGCAAACGCCGCGCCGAGCAGCGCGAACGCGCGGTCCGGCCGCGAGCCGAGCGCGTACAGCAGGTTCACTTTCGCGAGGCTGGTCGGCAGATAGAACTGCCAGTACGAATGTTCGCGGCGCGTGAGGCCGGTAAATCCCGCAACGCGCGCGAGTAGCGCGTCATTGGCGGCATCGTCGAGGACCGGACGGTTCGCGGCATCGATCGCGTCGAAATAGCCCGACGCCACCGCGCGGCCAACCGCGATGCGGCGCGACGGCGCGAGGCTCCAGCGCTGGATCATCACGAAGCGCAGGCCTTCGGGCAAATAGTCGTTGCGCATCAGCGTGCCGAATGCATCGCGCCAGAACGCGCTTTCCGCGTCGATCAGTTCGTGGAGACTCGCCCGGTACGCGCGCGCATCCCGCTGCGGCGACGCTTCATCGCCGACGAACGTGAATGCATAGTTCTCGAGGAACGGCCGGATGCGCGCGCCAAGCACCTGGTTGCGCTCGCCGTAATAGCCGTCGAAGCGCGCGAACTCGTCGGCATCGACACTGCGCGGCAGTCGTGCAACGCCCGCTTCGTTGAGTGTCAGCAGCAATCGTTGCGATGCGAGCGACGGCAGACGGCTGACCGTTTCGGCGCGGATCGGCTTCTTGAACAACAGGAAATCGAGGTCTTCAGGGCGCAACGGACGGCGGTAGAAATCGTCGTCCAGTTCGAGCTCCTCGACCGCCGCGCTGCGAAAACCGTCGTGCGCGGCAAATTCACGGATCAGCGGAAGTATCTCGTCCCGTTGATCAAGGTACGGCGAAAAATCAAAAAGCAGAGTTTGCTTGTCCACGCAGAATCTCCATGAAACGCACATTGATTTTGTGTCGATGACGCGGCTTCGTCAGGCGGCCGCTGCGCGCCGTTCCGGCGTGCCGCACTGCACGTGTGCTCCGGTCGCGCGACCCAGGCTGTCGCTCACGAGGTCAATCACCGCATCGCGGTGCGTGTTGATAAAAAAGTGATCCGCGTCGAGCGACGTCAACTGAAACTCGCCAGTCGTTTCCCGCGACCACGCGGACACGCTCTGCGGGTCGTCGTCGAGAATCGGATCGGCGGCACCCGCGAGGGCAAGCACGGGACAGTGAAGCGGCACGCGCGAGCGGTATTCGTACGATCCGCACAAATGAAAATCGGCCCGCAGAAACGGCAGCACAAGCTCCATGAACTCGCGGTTCTCGAGCAGTTCGTCAGGCATGCCGTTGAGCGAACGCACTTCGTCGATGAACTCTTCGTCAGGACAACTCAACCAGTGCAGCTCCCGCTCCCGCCGCGTCGGAGCCGTACACGCCGACGCACCGAACCACACCGGCGAAACGCCGTAGCGGGCCCTGATTGCATGGGCGAGTTCGATTCCGATAAGCGCGCCCATGCTATGGCCAAAGATCGCAAACGGCTCGCTCAGATGAGGCCGCATGTCCTCGACAAGCAACGCCAGCAACTCAGGCCACCGGTGCATCGGCTGCATGTTGTGACGCAGGCCACGGCCCGGGATATGCAGCGGCACCAGCCTGATCCAGGCCGGCAGACGTGAGGGCCACTCACGGTAAATCGCCGCGTTGCCGCCTGCATAAGGCAGACAGAACAGCGTCACGGTGCTGCTGGAGCCAACGGGCCGGGTCATACCGACGATCCTTAATGCGCCTGAGATTGCGGCTGCGGCTGGGCCGCTTCCGGCGCCGCGCTACTGCCGTCCATTGCCCGGCGCAAGCTGGCCGGCCGCATGTCGGTCCAATGCTCCTCGATGTATGCCAGGCATTCGGCCTTCTTTCCCTGCTTGCCCACGGCCCGCCAGCCGCCCGGTATCTGCTTGTAGCCTGGCCAGATCGAATACTGTTCCTCTGCGTTGATCACTACCTCGAATTCGGCATTCTCATCGTCCCAACTCATCGCGGCCCCCTGTCATTTCCGGCATCTCACACGCTGTCCTTCAGCTATTCGACAGCTTCCAATGCGTTACGCAATAAAACTCATTTCACATAGTAAATGAGAACCATTCGCAAACGCCCGTGAAAGTTAGGCGCTGCGAGCCTTCTTGTCAAGATTTTTGACGAATTCCCATACGACTGATCGGCCATTACGACCACAACTCGATATCGCCCACGGCGTTGCAAGACCGCGCCACTCCCCGCCCTTCTCTCATCGTTACGCCTCAAGGGACTAGATGTGTAATGAGAATCGTTTATACTTCGCGGCGATATTTACCCACTGCGGGCCACAGCGTCTCCAAGGTCCTTCGCGGTAACCAAGTGGATGCATAGTAGAAAGCCAGCGTGACGAATTCGTTACCGCGCTTTCATCGAAAACCGAGCGTCACGTCAGCGGCCCGTGTGCATGCGCGGCCCGCTGCCCTCTCCTGCCCCGAACCGTTCAATGAGACGACTATCCAGACGACACACACGAACCGGCATTGTTGTGATTTTCATCTTGCTGACCGCACTGGCTGTCTGGGCGTTTTTCATTAGGGCTATTGAACATGTCGACACTGTCAGCATTGGCCGGGGCGATATCGAGTCCAGCGTCACAGCCCTGGGTACGCTCCAGCCACACAGCTATGTCGACATCGGCGCGCAGGCATCCGGCGAAATCCGCCGCATCCACGTCCAGCCTGGCGACATGGTCCGCAAGGGACAGTTGCTGGTCGAGGTCGATCCCAGCATCCAGCAGGCAAAGGTCGATGTCGACCAGTCCACGCTCGCGAGCCTGCGCGCGCAACTGGTCAGCGCCCAGGCCCAGCGCGAACTCGCGCAGCAGCAATACGACCGGCAGCGGCGCATGGCCTCCGAGGGTTCGACGCGCGACGAAGATTTGCAGACGGCGTACGCCGCGCTGATGTCGGCTCGCGCCACGATCGACAACCTGCGTGCCCAGATCGACGGCGCGCAGTCCAACCTCAAAGGCGATGAAGCGCAGCTCGGCTATACGCGTATCTATGCACCGATGAGCGGTACCGTCGTCACGCTCGATGCGCGCGAAGGACAGACGCTCAACGCAACCTATCAGACGCCGACGATACTGCGGATCGCCGACCTGTCCACCATGACGGTGTGGACCCAGGTTTCCGAAGCCGACATATTGCAGGTCAAGCCGGGCATGCCGGTCTACTTCACGACACTGGGTTCGAGGGAGCGCCGGTGGACCGGGACAGTGCGGCAGATCCTGCCCGCGCCGCCCAATCAGACCACCTCGTCCAATGGCGGCCAGCAGGGCAATCAGCCGGCGTCCACCCAGAGCGCCGGCAAGGTGGTGCTGTATACGGTGCTTTTCGACGTTGCCAACGGCGACGCGCAACTCATGCCGCAGATGAGCGCTCAGGTCTTCTTCGTCGCGGCGAAGGCGCAGAAGGTCATCGTCGCGCCACTTGCCGCGCTGGTGCCGGCGAATGGCCAGCCGGGCAATTACACGGCGCGGGTTGCGCTGGGTGGGCGCATTGTGACTCGCGAAGTGCGGATCGGTGTGCATGACCGCCTCAGCGGCGAAGTCCTGGCGGGACTGCAAGCCGGCGACCGGTTGGTCACCGGGGTACGCCGTACGCGGGCGATCGACGGGAGATTCCAGTGGTAACGGTAACGGCTGGCAGCGCGACAGCCGCAGGGGTGTCTCCTGCTCCGTTGATCGAGCTTCGGGACATCCGCAAGTCTTACGGCGGCAAGACCGAAGGTCCTGACGGCAAGCCGTTGCCGGCGGTCGATGTGCTGCGCGGCGTGAGCCTGTCCATCGGCGCGGGAGAGTTTGTCGCGATCGTCGGCGCATCGGGTTCGGGCAAGTCGACGCTGATGCACATTCTCGGCTGCCTCGACCGCCCCAGCGCCGGGCATTACCTGTTCGCCGGGCAGGACATCGCGGATTTCAACGCCGACGAACTGGCCTGGCTGCGCCGCGAAGCGTTCGGGTTCGTCTTCCAGGGCTATCACCTGATCGCCACCGAATCGGCACGGGAAAACGTCGAGGTGCCCGCCATCTATTCCGGCGTACCGGTCGCCGAGCGCGAAAAGCGCGCGGCAGCCCTGCTCACCCGGCTGGGTCTCGGGGACCGGCTCGACCATCGCCCCGGCCAGCTGTCCGGCGGACAGCAGCAGCGCGTATCGATCAGCCGCGCGCTGATGAACGGTGGCCACATCCTGCTGGCCGACGAGCCGACGGGCGC
This window contains:
- a CDS encoding efflux RND transporter periplasmic adaptor subunit, giving the protein MRRLSRRHTRTGIVVIFILLTALAVWAFFIRAIEHVDTVSIGRGDIESSVTALGTLQPHSYVDIGAQASGEIRRIHVQPGDMVRKGQLLVEVDPSIQQAKVDVDQSTLASLRAQLVSAQAQRELAQQQYDRQRRMASEGSTRDEDLQTAYAALMSARATIDNLRAQIDGAQSNLKGDEAQLGYTRIYAPMSGTVVTLDAREGQTLNATYQTPTILRIADLSTMTVWTQVSEADILQVKPGMPVYFTTLGSRERRWTGTVRQILPAPPNQTTSSNGGQQGNQPASTQSAGKVVLYTVLFDVANGDAQLMPQMSAQVFFVAAKAQKVIVAPLAALVPANGQPGNYTARVALGGRIVTREVRIGVHDRLSGEVLAGLQAGDRLVTGVRRTRAIDGRFQW
- a CDS encoding YqcI/YcgG family protein, producing MPAELDDQQQDPATRGVSDWRSRTILGEQLGLTEVPAWLPDSYASLRDQVMHPEYPCFFGTIAERRGEMFYAFVNEKDTSTLPATMATFAALASRPEYRRNNIAIFFEPDAEPLSHDEYHDLFWDTLQFLHDQDPDPEADHQPDPSQEEWEFSFGGIQMFVVCACPSFAQRHSRNLGPGMVLLFQPRAVFVDTITNKVIGRQARNQVRERLRRWDDVPPHPDLGFYGDAGNLEWKQYFLDDRDVAAVDACPFLSRRARNAAQTKDADEATDEVQRRQPVEPTR
- a CDS encoding peptide synthetase yields the protein MDKQTLLFDFSPYLDQRDEILPLIREFAAHDGFRSAAVEELELDDDFYRRPLRPEDLDFLLFKKPIRAETVSRLPSLASQRLLLTLNEAGVARLPRSVDADEFARFDGYYGERNQVLGARIRPFLENYAFTFVGDEASPQRDARAYRASLHELIDAESAFWRDAFGTLMRNDYLPEGLRFVMIQRWSLAPSRRIAVGRAVASGYFDAIDAANRPVLDDAANDALLARVAGFTGLTRREHSYWQFYLPTSLAKVNLLYALGSRPDRAFALLGAAFAAEAEALAFSLALAEACPHLVAPSSRGAAHPNANPHAGTSANAGAGADPLAALVARFEAALAELEARYGTQGLYRFGQGWGAAVKLASRARWDLGEQLRWLSSIDQYVRFAKGIDQRINAERPDIDRETFVEPREMCSTTHVHNDHRLVVIESGDMIFWGNVGMQLQMTRGDMVLIPDGRLHGSTVTSAECTYHQPIIPDEWIAELPPGTRPVPANAGLAPVAKAPTETAVAIAVTS
- a CDS encoding MbtH family protein gives rise to the protein MSWDDENAEFEVVINAEEQYSIWPGYKQIPGGWRAVGKQGKKAECLAYIEEHWTDMRPASLRRAMDGSSAAPEAAQPQPQSQAH
- a CDS encoding thioesterase II family protein; this translates as MTRPVGSSSTVTLFCLPYAGGNAAIYREWPSRLPAWIRLVPLHIPGRGLRHNMQPMHRWPELLALLVEDMRPHLSEPFAIFGHSMGALIGIELAHAIRARYGVSPVWFGASACTAPTRRERELHWLSCPDEEFIDEVRSLNGMPDELLENREFMELVLPFLRADFHLCGSYEYRSRVPLHCPVLALAGAADPILDDDPQSVSAWSRETTGEFQLTSLDADHFFINTHRDAVIDLVSDSLGRATGAHVQCGTPERRAAAA